A single region of the Marinobacter nanhaiticus D15-8W genome encodes:
- a CDS encoding YqgE/AlgH family protein has product MTDCEDSLRNRLLVASPYLQDPGFHGTVIFMCEHNSEGAMGLVINRPLDITVGEVLEQLDLDGEEINAPVYAGGPVQPERGFVLHRPFGEWQSSMAVTDQLTMTTSRDILEAIGCGEGPSEFLMALGYSGWSEGQLEEELSGSSWLVCPANHDLLFRVKSEDRYAEVIRMMGIDLNQLSDSVGHA; this is encoded by the coding sequence ATGACTGATTGTGAAGATTCACTCCGAAACCGCCTTCTGGTGGCTTCTCCCTATCTCCAGGACCCGGGTTTCCATGGGACCGTCATCTTTATGTGTGAACACAACAGCGAGGGTGCCATGGGGCTGGTGATCAACCGGCCGCTGGACATTACCGTCGGCGAGGTGCTCGAGCAGCTCGACCTGGATGGCGAGGAAATCAACGCGCCGGTCTACGCCGGTGGTCCGGTGCAGCCGGAGCGTGGCTTCGTCCTGCATCGGCCGTTTGGCGAATGGCAAAGTTCCATGGCGGTGACTGACCAGCTCACCATGACCACCTCCCGGGATATCCTCGAAGCTATCGGTTGCGGCGAGGGGCCATCCGAATTCCTTATGGCGCTGGGCTACTCCGGCTGGTCTGAGGGACAGCTGGAGGAAGAGTTGTCCGGTAGCAGCTGGCTGGTGTGCCCGGCCAACCACGACCTGCTGTTCCGGGTCAAAAGCGAAGACCGTTACGCCGAAGTGATCCGCATGATGGGCATCGACCTGAACCAGCTCTCCGATTCGGTGGGTCATGCCTGA
- the pilH gene encoding twitching motility response regulator PilH, which produces MARILIVDDSPTEVKKISSILEKHQHEVLSADNGADGVAKARAESPDLVLMDVVMPGLNGFQATRQLTRAPETASIPVVIVTTKDQETDRVWGTRQGAKGYLVKPVNEDELIKTINSLIA; this is translated from the coding sequence ATGGCCCGCATCCTGATTGTCGACGATTCCCCGACCGAGGTTAAGAAAATCTCCAGCATCCTGGAAAAGCACCAGCATGAGGTTCTCTCCGCCGACAACGGCGCCGATGGCGTCGCCAAGGCCCGCGCCGAGAGCCCTGACCTGGTCCTGATGGACGTGGTCATGCCGGGACTGAATGGCTTCCAGGCCACACGCCAGCTGACCCGCGCACCGGAAACGGCTTCCATCCCTGTGGTTATCGTAACCACCAAGGACCAGGAAACCGACCGGGTCTGGGGTACCCGCCAGGGCGCCAAAGGCTACCTGGTCAAGCCGGTTAACGAAGACGAGCTGATCAAGACCATCAACAGTCTGATCGCCTGA
- a CDS encoding energy transducer TonB: protein MAVQVSDFDRFSFTLFMALALHAVVVLGISFAPDDPVPAAETLEITLSQFDDKDAPEEADFLAATNQKGSGTEEEKQDLTTTHQAPLQNSQVQPVQPQPVTQKTVEPKPQVATETVTTTAKSRPAAQQEEKEEPVEKAPEAEKKSLMQRSLEIASLEARLDQQQRAYAKKPRIMRVTAASTLKSENAWYVQNWVSKVTRVGNLNYPPEARSSGIYGSLRMVVVLEKDGSVKDVEILNSSGSKVLDDAAIRIVRLSAPFAPFPPEMRDQADQLEIIRTWSFQRRGLTSG, encoded by the coding sequence ATGGCTGTCCAGGTCAGTGATTTTGATCGTTTTTCCTTTACCCTTTTTATGGCGCTGGCCCTGCATGCGGTCGTGGTGCTCGGGATCTCGTTTGCGCCGGACGATCCGGTGCCGGCCGCCGAAACCCTGGAAATCACCTTGTCCCAGTTCGACGACAAGGACGCCCCGGAGGAGGCCGATTTTCTCGCCGCGACCAATCAGAAAGGCAGCGGTACCGAGGAAGAGAAGCAGGATCTGACCACGACCCATCAGGCGCCCCTGCAAAACAGCCAGGTACAACCGGTGCAGCCTCAGCCTGTCACCCAGAAGACGGTAGAGCCGAAGCCGCAGGTGGCGACGGAAACGGTAACCACCACCGCCAAGTCCCGCCCTGCCGCGCAGCAGGAAGAGAAAGAAGAGCCGGTGGAGAAGGCGCCCGAGGCCGAGAAGAAGAGCCTGATGCAACGCAGTCTGGAAATCGCCAGCCTGGAGGCGCGCCTCGACCAGCAGCAGCGCGCGTACGCGAAGAAGCCGCGGATCATGCGGGTGACGGCTGCGTCCACGTTGAAATCGGAAAACGCCTGGTACGTGCAGAACTGGGTTAGCAAGGTGACCCGGGTCGGCAACCTGAACTACCCGCCGGAAGCACGCAGCTCCGGAATCTACGGCTCGCTACGGATGGTCGTCGTTCTGGAGAAGGACGGCAGTGTGAAGGACGTTGAGATCCTCAACTCATCCGGTAGCAAAGTGCTGGATGACGCTGCGATCCGGATCGTTCGTCTGTCGGCGCCCTTTGCACCTTTCCCGCCGGAAATGCGCGACCAGGCCGACCAGCTTGAGATTATCCGCACCTGGTCATTCCAGCGTCGCGGCCTGACGTCTGGTTGA
- the pyrR gene encoding bifunctional pyr operon transcriptional regulator/uracil phosphoribosyltransferase PyrR yields MTALLKVDALLDDLEQGLRSVLQARQIERPVLIGIRTGGVWLADILHKRLGLDEPFGELDISFYRDDFSRIGLNPRVRPSHLPFETEDRHIVLVDDVIMSGRTIRAAMNEIFDYGRPAGVILATLIDLGSRELPIQPDVVGQRLNLKANERVKLKGPDPLSVELRNADAEPEGA; encoded by the coding sequence ATGACTGCACTGCTGAAGGTTGATGCACTGCTGGACGACCTGGAACAGGGTCTGCGCAGTGTTCTCCAGGCCCGCCAAATCGAACGCCCGGTTCTGATCGGTATCCGCACCGGCGGCGTCTGGCTGGCGGATATCCTGCACAAGCGCCTGGGCCTCGACGAGCCCTTCGGCGAACTCGACATCTCGTTCTACCGGGACGACTTCTCCCGTATCGGCCTGAATCCCAGGGTCCGGCCTTCCCATTTGCCATTCGAAACCGAAGACCGCCATATCGTGCTGGTGGACGATGTCATTATGAGTGGGCGCACCATCCGCGCCGCCATGAACGAAATCTTCGACTACGGCCGCCCGGCAGGCGTCATACTGGCGACGCTGATCGACCTGGGTTCGCGGGAATTGCCGATACAACCGGATGTAGTCGGCCAGCGGCTCAACCTGAAGGCTAACGAGAGGGTGAAGCTCAAGGGGCCGGATCCGCTCAGCGTGGAACTGCGCAACGCCGACGCCGAGCCAGAAGGAGCCTGA
- a CDS encoding CheR family methyltransferase — protein MTETRNDIASGIWTLRPLPEMDAAQFRQWQQLLEDRTGMTLTADRRSFLQTNLGIRMREIGCETYQAYYEKVVNGPGAIVEWAVLVDRLTVQETRFFRDPDAFRLVSDYVMTRPREHLKRHPLEAWSVGCSTGEEPYTLAMLLDQSMQQLELEPLFGVTGSDISKPALEKAQRGVFGARKLVSTDMAVRDRYFRQVDGNQWEIDPAIRQRVCFTRLNVLDLSQAPMHGMNIIFCQNLLIYFRRWRRREIVKRLTERLAPGGLLVLGQGELTDWQHPSLQRVPSDSVLAWIRRQTDEE, from the coding sequence ATGACCGAAACGCGCAACGACATAGCCTCCGGCATCTGGACTCTGCGTCCGCTTCCCGAAATGGATGCGGCGCAGTTCAGACAGTGGCAACAGCTGCTGGAAGACCGGACCGGAATGACCCTGACGGCTGATCGACGTTCGTTCCTTCAGACCAATCTGGGTATCCGGATGCGGGAAATCGGTTGCGAGACCTATCAGGCCTATTACGAGAAAGTGGTCAACGGCCCCGGCGCGATCGTCGAGTGGGCCGTCCTGGTGGACCGGCTCACCGTCCAGGAAACCCGCTTCTTTCGTGATCCTGATGCCTTCCGGCTGGTCTCCGACTATGTCATGACCCGGCCACGGGAACACCTGAAACGGCATCCCCTGGAAGCCTGGAGTGTGGGTTGCTCTACCGGCGAGGAACCCTACACCCTGGCCATGCTGCTGGATCAGTCCATGCAGCAGCTCGAACTGGAACCGCTGTTCGGCGTTACCGGCTCGGATATCAGCAAACCGGCGCTGGAAAAAGCGCAAAGAGGTGTTTTCGGTGCCCGCAAACTGGTGAGCACCGATATGGCGGTCCGGGACCGCTATTTTCGCCAGGTGGACGGCAATCAATGGGAAATCGACCCGGCCATCCGCCAACGCGTTTGTTTTACCCGACTGAATGTGCTGGACCTCAGTCAGGCACCGATGCATGGCATGAACATTATCTTCTGCCAGAACCTGCTGATCTATTTCCGCCGCTGGCGGCGCAGGGAAATCGTAAAACGCCTGACTGAACGGCTCGCACCCGGCGGCCTGCTTGTGCTGGGCCAGGGTGAGCTGACGGACTGGCAGCACCCGTCCCTGCAACGGGTGCCATCGGATAGTGTTCTGGCGTGGATCCGCCGCCAGACTGACGAAGAATAA
- the pilG gene encoding twitching motility response regulator PilG, whose product MDDNFENLKIMVIDDSKTIRRTAETLLKKVGCEVITATDGFDALAKIADTQPDIVFVDIMMPRLDGYQTCALIKNNSTFKKTPVIMLSSKDGLFDKAKGRIVGSDQYLTKPFSKDELLNTIRQYVPTAEQ is encoded by the coding sequence ATGGATGACAACTTCGAAAACCTGAAGATTATGGTGATTGACGATAGTAAGACGATTCGTCGCACCGCCGAAACCCTTCTTAAAAAGGTTGGCTGTGAGGTCATCACCGCAACGGATGGATTCGACGCCCTCGCCAAGATCGCAGACACCCAGCCCGATATCGTCTTTGTCGATATCATGATGCCCCGGCTGGATGGTTATCAAACCTGCGCCCTCATCAAGAACAATTCCACTTTCAAGAAAACGCCCGTCATCATGCTCTCCAGCAAGGACGGTCTTTTCGACAAGGCCAAGGGACGTATTGTTGGCTCCGATCAGTATCTGACGAAACCGTTCAGCAAAGACGAACTGCTGAACACTATTCGTCAATATGTTCCCACCGCGGAACAATAA
- a CDS encoding chemotaxis protein CheW has translation MSAQAAPFAVLTDIARRSKSLASGLPAQQEAIELWNGIGFTLGGQRYVAPMGEVVEILHVPRYTHVPGVRSFMLGAANVRGRLLPLIDLAHFFDLSRTSRSHRERRVLVIERGDLFSGLVVDSVSGMQYFAMENFIEEPAETPDIVQPFVQGGYRRNEEIWKVFSTFALMDDERFLDVAQW, from the coding sequence ATGTCCGCCCAGGCTGCCCCCTTTGCCGTACTGACGGATATCGCCCGGCGTAGCAAATCCCTTGCCTCCGGTCTGCCCGCTCAGCAGGAAGCCATCGAACTGTGGAACGGCATTGGTTTCACCTTGGGTGGCCAGCGCTACGTCGCTCCCATGGGCGAGGTTGTCGAAATCCTCCACGTCCCCCGCTACACCCATGTACCGGGGGTTCGTTCCTTCATGCTTGGCGCGGCCAATGTACGGGGCCGTCTGCTGCCCCTGATTGATCTCGCACACTTTTTTGATCTTAGCCGCACCTCCCGCAGTCATCGGGAGCGCCGTGTGCTGGTCATCGAACGGGGAGACCTGTTCAGCGGCCTGGTCGTCGATAGCGTCTCAGGCATGCAGTATTTCGCGATGGAAAACTTCATAGAAGAACCCGCGGAAACCCCAGACATCGTCCAGCCTTTCGTTCAGGGAGGCTATCGACGCAATGAGGAAATCTGGAAGGTGTTCTCGACCTTCGCCCTGATGGACGACGAGCGCTTCCTGGATGTAGCCCAGTGGTGA
- the ruvX gene encoding Holliday junction resolvase RuvX, producing MPEIGQRRVMGFDFGTRRIGVAVGQELTGTAQPIAMLKARDGIPNWDDIGALVEEWRPQLFVVGLPLNMDGTESEMSLRARKFGKRLHGRYHHEVVMVDERLSSFEAKGEVLARGGSRDFGIHGVDDLAAVVILEGWFASGA from the coding sequence ATGCCTGAGATTGGCCAGCGCCGGGTCATGGGGTTCGATTTCGGTACTCGTCGCATCGGCGTCGCCGTGGGCCAGGAACTGACCGGCACCGCCCAGCCCATTGCCATGCTCAAAGCCCGGGACGGCATACCCAACTGGGACGACATTGGGGCGTTGGTGGAGGAATGGCGTCCGCAACTATTCGTTGTTGGTCTTCCCCTCAACATGGATGGTACCGAGAGCGAAATGAGCCTGCGTGCCCGTAAATTCGGAAAGCGTCTGCATGGCCGCTACCACCACGAGGTGGTCATGGTCGACGAGCGCCTGAGCAGCTTCGAGGCCAAGGGGGAGGTGCTGGCCCGCGGCGGTTCCCGGGATTTCGGCATCCATGGTGTAGATGATCTCGCCGCGGTGGTGATCCTGGAAGGCTGGTTCGCCTCCGGCGCCTGA
- the gshB gene encoding glutathione synthase: MTIRLGIVMDPIQDIHFKKDTSLAMLWAAQKRGWELIYMEQPDLFLDGGEARARVRELTVRMDPDDWYTFGDEFEVALGELDVILMRKDPPVDREFMMATHILDSAADQGALVVNPPAALRDCNEKLFATRFIDCTPPLVVTRSSDRLREFYARHGDVVMKPVDGMGGKSVFRVKEGDSNLGVIIEILTQDGNHQIMAQKFLPDIKDGDKRILLIDGEPIPYALARIPSQGENRGNLAAGGRGEGRPLTDRDREICERIAPTLKAKGLIFVGIDVIGDYLTEINVTSPTCVRELDREFGIDISSQLLDAIEARL, from the coding sequence ATGACCATCAGACTCGGCATCGTCATGGACCCGATCCAGGACATCCATTTCAAGAAGGACACTTCGCTGGCTATGCTCTGGGCGGCCCAGAAACGTGGCTGGGAGCTGATCTACATGGAACAGCCAGACCTGTTCCTTGACGGCGGCGAGGCCCGCGCCCGGGTACGCGAACTGACGGTGCGCATGGACCCCGACGACTGGTACACCTTCGGCGATGAGTTCGAAGTCGCGTTAGGCGAGCTGGATGTCATCCTGATGCGCAAGGACCCGCCGGTGGACCGCGAGTTCATGATGGCCACCCATATCCTCGATTCGGCGGCCGACCAGGGCGCGTTGGTGGTCAACCCACCTGCGGCGCTGCGGGATTGCAACGAGAAGCTGTTTGCCACCCGTTTTATCGACTGCACGCCGCCGCTTGTGGTCACCCGCTCTTCCGATCGATTGCGGGAGTTCTATGCCCGCCACGGCGATGTCGTAATGAAGCCTGTGGACGGTATGGGCGGCAAATCGGTGTTCCGGGTCAAGGAGGGCGATTCCAACCTGGGTGTGATCATCGAGATCCTGACACAGGATGGCAACCACCAGATCATGGCGCAAAAGTTCCTGCCCGATATCAAGGACGGCGACAAACGTATCCTCCTGATCGATGGTGAGCCGATTCCCTATGCCCTGGCGCGAATACCATCCCAGGGCGAGAACCGGGGCAACCTGGCGGCCGGTGGTCGGGGCGAAGGCCGGCCGTTGACGGACCGCGACCGGGAAATCTGCGAGCGCATTGCCCCCACGCTCAAAGCCAAAGGCCTGATTTTTGTGGGTATCGATGTGATTGGCGACTACCTGACCGAAATCAACGTTACAAGTCCGACCTGCGTCAGGGAACTTGACCGGGAATTCGGGATCGATATCTCGTCCCAGCTTTTGGATGCCATCGAGGCCCGGCTCTAG
- a CDS encoding methyl-accepting chemotaxis protein — MKKRAGRFNAGQGANKLVGALIGALIVLTVLLVAVLFIINRDSQNDQEYIAHASELRVLSQEIAKNASEAAGGTPEAFDQLQRTRDEFATRWGYIIDGHPETGLPPSELAAQSGVQENWNAVRERADTIISTREAVLGLHEVARTLNETIPQLQVEYDDIVQILLDNDAPAEQIALAQRQSLLAERIVRSVNNVLSGDEDAVIAADRFGRDAALFGRVLEGQTEGNPAMGISRVQDEDAIYGLEAVAELFEFVSQNVDAILEASPDLFTVRRASNEIFQSSQALLNETSALAENFRDRADSRLISPILAYIILAGLAAVVVLIGLTIYRASQDRLAKTQEQNEQNQNAILRLLDELADLADGDLTTEATVTEDFTGAIADSINYAIDQMRGLVQAIRGTAVRVSSAAQETQATAMHLADASEHQAQEIAGASAAVNEMAVSIDQVSSNAAESSAVAERSVAIAKKGAEVVQNTIRGMDNIREQIQETSKRIKRLGESSQEIGDIVSLINDIADQTNILSLNAAIQASMAGDAGRGFAVVADEVQRLAERSSAATKQIEALVKTIQSDTNEAVISMEHTTAEVVRGARLAQDAGVALEEIENVSMNLAELIQNISNAARQQASSAAHISNTMNVIQEITSQTSSGTNATAKSIGNLAEMAAELRSSVAGFTLPEEDIPEEEEEDSDVPVVS, encoded by the coding sequence ATGAAGAAAAGAGCCGGAAGATTCAACGCGGGTCAGGGCGCCAACAAGCTCGTTGGTGCCCTGATCGGTGCGTTGATCGTACTGACCGTCCTGCTCGTTGCGGTGCTGTTCATCATCAACCGTGACAGCCAGAACGACCAGGAATACATTGCCCACGCCAGTGAGCTGCGGGTACTTTCCCAGGAAATCGCGAAAAACGCCTCGGAAGCGGCCGGTGGTACGCCGGAAGCCTTCGACCAGCTACAGCGCACCCGGGACGAGTTCGCCACACGCTGGGGCTATATTATCGACGGTCACCCGGAAACCGGTCTGCCGCCGAGTGAACTCGCGGCCCAGAGCGGCGTACAGGAGAACTGGAACGCGGTGCGTGAGCGTGCCGATACCATTATCTCTACCCGCGAAGCAGTGCTTGGCCTGCACGAGGTTGCCCGCACCCTGAACGAAACCATTCCGCAGCTACAGGTGGAATACGACGATATCGTTCAGATCCTGCTGGATAACGACGCCCCGGCGGAACAGATTGCACTGGCCCAGCGTCAGTCGCTGCTGGCGGAGCGGATCGTGCGCTCGGTCAACAACGTACTCTCCGGTGACGAAGACGCGGTTATCGCCGCCGACCGTTTCGGCCGTGACGCTGCGCTGTTTGGTCGTGTTCTCGAAGGTCAGACGGAAGGCAACCCCGCCATGGGTATCTCCCGGGTCCAGGACGAGGATGCCATCTACGGTCTTGAAGCCGTTGCCGAACTGTTCGAGTTCGTCTCCCAGAACGTCGACGCGATCCTCGAAGCATCTCCCGACCTGTTTACCGTTCGCCGCGCTTCCAACGAGATCTTCCAGAGTTCCCAGGCGCTGCTGAACGAGACCTCTGCCCTGGCGGAAAACTTCCGCGATCGTGCGGATTCTCGCCTGATCAGCCCGATCCTGGCCTACATCATCCTGGCTGGCCTCGCTGCCGTGGTTGTACTGATCGGTCTGACTATCTACCGCGCGTCCCAGGACCGTCTGGCCAAGACCCAGGAACAGAACGAACAGAACCAGAACGCGATCCTGCGACTGCTGGACGAACTGGCTGACCTGGCGGATGGTGACCTGACCACCGAGGCAACGGTAACCGAGGACTTCACCGGTGCAATCGCCGACTCCATCAACTACGCGATCGACCAGATGCGCGGACTGGTACAGGCCATCCGTGGTACGGCGGTCCGGGTTTCTTCAGCGGCCCAGGAAACACAGGCCACTGCGATGCACCTGGCCGACGCGTCCGAGCACCAGGCCCAGGAAATCGCCGGCGCCTCCGCGGCGGTGAACGAGATGGCGGTGTCCATCGACCAGGTTTCCTCGAACGCTGCTGAATCCTCCGCGGTTGCGGAGCGGTCCGTTGCGATCGCGAAAAAAGGCGCGGAAGTGGTACAGAACACCATCCGCGGCATGGACAACATCCGTGAGCAGATCCAGGAAACCTCCAAACGGATCAAGCGTCTGGGTGAATCCTCGCAGGAAATCGGTGACATCGTATCGCTGATCAACGACATCGCCGACCAGACCAACATCCTGTCCCTGAACGCCGCTATCCAGGCGTCCATGGCTGGTGACGCCGGTCGAGGCTTCGCGGTGGTTGCGGACGAAGTTCAGCGTCTGGCGGAGCGCTCCTCCGCTGCGACCAAGCAGATCGAAGCCCTGGTTAAGACGATCCAGTCTGACACCAACGAGGCGGTTATCTCCATGGAACACACCACCGCCGAGGTGGTCCGTGGTGCTCGTCTGGCCCAGGACGCGGGTGTTGCCCTTGAGGAAATCGAGAACGTATCGATGAACCTCGCGGAACTCATCCAGAATATCTCCAACGCGGCGCGCCAGCAGGCCTCGTCCGCGGCTCACATCTCCAACACGATGAACGTTATCCAGGAGATCACGTCGCAGACATCCTCCGGTACCAACGCCACCGCGAAGTCTATCGGTAACCTTGCCGAAATGGCGGCAGAGCTGCGGTCCTCCGTTGCCGGCTTCACCCTGCCGGAAGAGGACATCCCGGAAGAGGAAGAAGAAGACAGCGACGTTCCCGTAGTCAGTTGA
- a CDS encoding aspartate carbamoyltransferase catalytic subunit, producing the protein MTTTDASARALQLNAEGQLRHFLTIDGLDRPLLTQILDTADSFIEVGERRIKKVPLLRGRTVVNLFFESSTRTRSTFELAAKRLSADVLNLDISTSATSKGESLSDTLLNLEAMASDMFVVRHSRSGAPHFIAQSVTPGVAIINAGDGRHAHPTQAMLDMLTIRQKKERFEGLKVAIVGDILHSRVARSQIRALNTLGAEEVRVIGPSTLLPRDVESLGCRVHYDMPSGLKDIDVIIMLRLQRERMEGALLPSEREFYKVYGLNTDKLAYAKPDAIVMHPGPINRGVEIESAVADGPQSVILNQVTNGIAIRMAVMSMAMSGQRAQQGLDAEVRA; encoded by the coding sequence ATGACCACAACCGACGCCTCCGCCCGCGCGCTGCAACTGAATGCCGAAGGCCAGCTGCGCCATTTCCTGACCATCGACGGCCTCGACCGTCCGCTACTCACCCAGATCCTCGACACCGCCGACTCCTTCATCGAAGTGGGCGAGCGCCGCATCAAGAAAGTCCCGCTGCTGCGTGGCCGCACCGTGGTGAACCTGTTCTTCGAATCCAGCACCCGTACCCGCAGCACCTTCGAACTGGCGGCCAAACGCCTGTCTGCTGATGTGCTCAACCTGGATATCAGCACCTCGGCTACCTCCAAGGGCGAATCCCTGTCGGACACCCTGCTAAACCTCGAGGCCATGGCCAGCGATATGTTCGTGGTTCGCCATTCCCGTAGTGGTGCGCCCCACTTTATCGCCCAGTCGGTGACCCCGGGCGTCGCGATTATCAACGCCGGCGACGGCCGTCACGCCCACCCGACCCAGGCAATGCTGGACATGCTCACCATTCGCCAGAAAAAGGAACGCTTCGAGGGGCTGAAGGTGGCCATCGTCGGCGATATCCTGCACTCCCGGGTCGCTCGCTCCCAGATTCGGGCGCTCAATACCCTGGGTGCCGAAGAGGTTCGGGTGATCGGTCCCAGCACGCTCTTGCCGCGGGATGTGGAGAGCCTGGGCTGTAGGGTCCATTACGATATGCCATCCGGTCTGAAGGATATCGACGTGATCATCATGCTGCGCCTCCAGCGTGAACGCATGGAAGGCGCCTTGTTGCCCAGTGAACGGGAGTTCTACAAGGTGTATGGGTTGAATACCGACAAGTTGGCCTACGCCAAACCGGATGCCATCGTGATGCATCCGGGCCCCATCAACCGGGGTGTGGAAATCGAATCGGCAGTGGCCGATGGGCCGCAGTCGGTTATCCTCAACCAGGTCACTAACGGCATCGCCATCCGCATGGCCGTCATGTCCATGGCGATGAGTGGTCAACGAGCGCAACAGGGGTTGGATGCGGAGGTGCGCGCATGA